In Arsenicicoccus dermatophilus, a genomic segment contains:
- the rplK gene encoding 50S ribosomal protein L11, which yields MPPKKKVSGFIKLQIQAGAATPAPPVGPALGQHGVNIMEFVKAYNAATESQRGNVIPVEITVYEDRSFTFITKTPPAAELIKKAAGVPKGSGVPNKTKVATLTADQIREIAQQKMEDLNANDIEMAARIIAGTARSMGINTPGYES from the coding sequence ATGCCTCCCAAGAAGAAGGTCTCCGGCTTCATCAAGCTGCAGATCCAGGCCGGCGCAGCGACGCCCGCCCCGCCCGTCGGCCCGGCCCTCGGTCAGCACGGCGTCAACATCATGGAGTTCGTCAAGGCCTACAACGCCGCGACGGAGTCCCAGCGTGGCAACGTCATCCCGGTCGAGATCACGGTCTACGAGGACCGCTCGTTCACCTTCATCACCAAGACCCCGCCGGCCGCCGAGCTGATCAAGAAGGCCGCGGGCGTCCCCAAGGGTTCCGGCGTGCCCAACAAGACCAAGGTCGCCACCCTGACGGCCGACCAGATCCGTGAGATCGCCCAGCAGAAGATGGAAGACCTCAACGCCAACGACATCGAGATGGCTGCCCGCATCATCGCCGGCACCGCTCGCTCGATGGGCATCAACACCCCCGGTTACGAGTCCTGA
- the nusG gene encoding transcription termination/antitermination protein NusG — protein MSDQPSHDPFAPSDEAEDLDVSAETEATADEPEQPVAEPATAEAEAEEPTTDSPAITDAPAVNPLEEFKRDLRMLEGDWYVVHSYAGYENRVKTNLETRVTSLNMEPYIFQVEVPMEEVVEIKNGQRKTVRRVRMPGYVLVRMDLTDESWGAVRHTPGVTGFVGHTHQPVPLSLDEVVTMLAPKFEEPAAPAAPGGSPADQGAGGLQPARPAVDVDFEVGESVTVMEGPFETLDATVSEINVETQKLKVLVSIFGRETPVELGFNQVAKI, from the coding sequence GTGTCCGACCAGCCCTCGCACGACCCCTTCGCCCCCAGCGACGAGGCCGAGGACCTCGACGTGTCTGCGGAGACCGAGGCGACCGCTGACGAGCCCGAGCAGCCGGTCGCCGAGCCCGCCACCGCCGAGGCCGAGGCCGAGGAGCCCACGACGGACAGCCCGGCGATCACCGACGCGCCCGCGGTGAACCCTCTCGAGGAGTTCAAGCGAGACCTGCGCATGCTCGAGGGCGACTGGTACGTCGTGCACTCCTACGCGGGCTACGAGAACCGCGTCAAGACCAACCTGGAGACCCGCGTCACCAGCCTCAACATGGAGCCCTACATCTTCCAGGTGGAGGTTCCCATGGAGGAGGTCGTGGAGATCAAGAACGGTCAGCGCAAGACCGTTCGTCGCGTCCGGATGCCTGGTTACGTGCTCGTCCGCATGGACCTCACCGACGAGAGCTGGGGCGCGGTCCGCCATACCCCCGGTGTCACCGGCTTCGTCGGCCACACCCACCAGCCGGTGCCGCTGAGCCTCGACGAGGTCGTCACCATGCTCGCGCCCAAGTTCGAGGAGCCGGCCGCACCTGCCGCGCCCGGCGGCTCCCCCGCGGACCAGGGTGCCGGTGGCCTCCAGCCCGCCCGCCCCGCGGTGGACGTCGACTTCGAGGTCGGCGAGTCCGTCACGGTCATGGAGGGCCCCTTCGAGACCCTCGACGCCACGGTCTCCGAGATCAACGTGGAGACCCAGAAGCTCAAGGTGCTCGTCTCGATCTTCGGCCGGGAGACCCCGGTCGAGCTGGGCTTCAACCAGGTCGCCAAGATCTGA
- the secE gene encoding preprotein translocase subunit SecE produces the protein MSEVNTTRGATPAARRGFFGRIALFIAQVMDELRKVVRPTRDELITYTTVVLVFVIAIMLFCAVVDFGVGKLVFWAFAGS, from the coding sequence GTGAGCGAGGTCAACACCACCCGTGGTGCCACTCCCGCGGCCCGGCGTGGCTTCTTCGGGCGCATCGCTCTCTTCATCGCCCAGGTGATGGACGAGCTCCGCAAGGTCGTCCGACCCACGCGGGACGAGCTCATCACCTACACCACGGTCGTCCTGGTCTTCGTCATCGCGATCATGCTGTTCTGCGCGGTGGTCGACTTCGGCGTCGGCAAGCTCGTCTTCTGGGCCTTCGCCGGGAGCTGA
- a CDS encoding CapA family protein, producing the protein MPTKRCIARWSEGMPALAVLAAAVLAACAGAPAAQDDPTRAPAGRTAPAVAPPSAGGGAHPTSGRPGPSAITLAFAGDTQAHGVAGRVNEHGLGEAGRVLAQADLAMVNLETVVAEDTSGLVPQPKPFTFVTDPRILTTLRQSGVDVVTVANNHGMDFGQEGMARMLRVKASSPLPMVGLGKDEREAWAPWVTSVRGRRVVVLGATDVLDAHLDWKATATAPGLAKVKDDSGMAGLLEGVRAARASGPDTVVVVYLHSGIEKQRCPTPRQRETARLLSAAGATVVVGSHAHITQTTTRVGETAVAYGLGNFVFGSGSPETTETGVLTVSVPSAGPPALAWSPARIEGGLPRLLHGAERDRGLRRWERRGEGCPDVG; encoded by the coding sequence ATGCCTACGAAGAGGTGCATCGCGAGGTGGTCCGAGGGGATGCCCGCTCTCGCCGTCCTGGCTGCGGCGGTGCTGGCCGCCTGCGCCGGGGCTCCCGCCGCCCAGGACGACCCCACGCGCGCTCCGGCGGGGCGGACAGCCCCCGCGGTGGCCCCTCCCTCGGCCGGGGGAGGGGCGCACCCGACCTCCGGTCGCCCTGGGCCGTCGGCGATCACCCTGGCCTTCGCCGGGGACACCCAGGCCCACGGCGTCGCGGGACGCGTCAACGAGCACGGGCTGGGCGAGGCCGGGAGGGTGTTGGCGCAGGCCGACCTGGCCATGGTCAACCTGGAGACCGTCGTGGCCGAGGACACCTCCGGGCTCGTCCCGCAGCCGAAGCCGTTCACCTTCGTCACCGACCCGCGGATCCTCACGACGCTGCGCCAGTCCGGCGTGGACGTGGTGACGGTGGCCAACAACCACGGCATGGACTTCGGGCAGGAGGGGATGGCGCGGATGCTGCGGGTCAAGGCGTCCTCGCCGCTGCCGATGGTGGGCCTGGGCAAGGACGAGCGTGAGGCGTGGGCTCCCTGGGTGACCTCCGTCCGCGGCCGCCGGGTGGTGGTGCTGGGCGCCACCGACGTGCTGGACGCCCACCTGGACTGGAAGGCCACGGCGACCGCGCCCGGCCTGGCCAAGGTCAAGGACGACAGCGGTATGGCGGGCCTGCTGGAGGGCGTCCGAGCCGCCCGGGCCTCGGGGCCGGACACCGTGGTGGTGGTCTACCTGCACTCGGGCATCGAGAAGCAGCGCTGTCCCACCCCGCGGCAGCGCGAGACCGCCCGGTTGCTGTCGGCGGCGGGCGCCACCGTGGTCGTCGGCAGCCATGCCCACATCACCCAGACGACGACGCGGGTGGGGGAGACGGCCGTGGCCTACGGGCTCGGGAACTTCGTCTTCGGCAGCGGAAGCCCGGAGACCACCGAGACCGGTGTCCTCACGGTCTCCGTCCCCTCGGCGGGACCGCCCGCCCTCGCCTGGTCACCCGCCCGCATCGAGGGCGGGCTGCCGCGCCTGCTGCACGGGGCCGAGCGTGATCGCGGCCTGCGGCGGTGGGAGCGCCGAGGGGAGGGGTGTCCGGACGTCGGTTAG
- a CDS encoding adenosine deaminase encodes MARPLDQLPKAHLHLHFTGSMRPETLVEMAREHGQRLPHALTQGHPPRLADVDERGWFRFQRLYDAARACVRSPQAMRRIVLEAALDDAAEGSRWLELQVDPTSYAPFCGGLTPALELVLDAAAAASAESGIGVGVVVAASRIRHPFDARTLARLASRYAGEGAGTVVGFGLSNDEHRGVTEDFEPAFRIARAAGLALVPHGGELRGPEAVTQTLEAFVPDRIGHGVRAAEDPRVLDRLAREGVALEVCPGSNVSLGVYDTADAVPLRPILDAGVSVALAADDPLLFGSRLVDQYATAREVHGLDDEELAALARMSLRASSAPREVVARAEADVDAWLRLPA; translated from the coding sequence ATGGCCCGACCTCTCGACCAGCTGCCCAAGGCCCACCTGCACCTGCACTTCACCGGATCGATGCGCCCGGAGACCCTGGTCGAGATGGCCCGCGAGCACGGTCAACGGCTGCCGCACGCCCTCACCCAGGGGCACCCGCCACGGCTGGCCGACGTGGACGAGCGTGGCTGGTTCCGCTTCCAGCGGTTGTACGACGCGGCGCGGGCGTGCGTGCGCAGCCCCCAGGCGATGCGCCGGATCGTGCTCGAGGCGGCCCTCGACGACGCGGCCGAGGGGTCGCGCTGGCTCGAGCTCCAGGTGGACCCGACCAGCTATGCGCCCTTCTGCGGGGGCCTGACGCCGGCGCTGGAGCTGGTCCTCGACGCAGCTGCGGCGGCGAGCGCCGAGTCCGGGATCGGGGTGGGCGTGGTGGTCGCGGCCAGCCGGATCCGGCACCCCTTCGACGCGCGGACGCTGGCGCGACTGGCGAGCCGGTATGCCGGGGAGGGAGCCGGGACGGTGGTGGGTTTCGGACTGTCCAACGACGAGCACCGCGGGGTCACCGAGGACTTCGAGCCGGCCTTCCGGATCGCCCGGGCGGCCGGGCTGGCGCTGGTCCCGCACGGGGGCGAGCTGCGTGGCCCCGAGGCGGTGACCCAGACGTTGGAGGCCTTCGTCCCCGACCGGATCGGGCACGGGGTGCGGGCGGCGGAGGACCCGCGGGTCCTGGACCGGCTGGCGCGAGAGGGGGTGGCCCTGGAGGTCTGCCCAGGGAGCAACGTGTCGCTGGGGGTCTACGACACGGCCGACGCGGTGCCGCTGCGACCGATCCTCGACGCGGGCGTGTCCGTGGCGCTCGCGGCGGACGACCCGCTGCTCTTCGGCAGTCGGCTGGTCGACCAGTACGCCACGGCCCGGGAGGTCCACGGGCTCGACGACGAGGAGCTGGCGGCCCTGGCCCGGATGTCGCTGCGAGCGTCGTCGGCGCCGCGGGAGGTCGTCGCCCGGGCCGAGGCGGACGTCGACGCGTGGCTGCGACTGCCGGCCTGA
- a CDS encoding UDP-N-acetylmuramate dehydrogenase, whose protein sequence is MQVDHDVPLATLTTMRVGGPAQRLVTVTTTDELVDAVREVDDADEPLLVISGGSNLVIADEGFAGTVVVVRTSGAQVESQDLCGGAFVRVAAGEPWDGLVERAVEEGWAGIEALSGIPGLTGATPVQNVGAYGQEVAQTIAQVRVYDRHEGRVRTFTSSDCAFAYRHSAFKGTDRYVVLDVAFQLEVGDLSRPVAYAALADGLGVELGARVPLADARAAVLEQRRQRGMVLDPQDHDTWSCGSFFTNPILDEEGWEELARRATARLGAQGPVPPRFAAGEGLVKTSAAWLIDKAGFGKGFGMPGPAALSTRHPLAVTNRGPASAADVVALARQVRDGVQETFGVTLVNEPVFVGHSL, encoded by the coding sequence ATGCAGGTCGACCACGACGTCCCCCTCGCCACCCTGACGACGATGCGGGTGGGTGGCCCGGCCCAGCGGCTGGTGACCGTCACCACCACCGACGAGCTCGTCGACGCGGTCCGCGAGGTCGACGACGCCGACGAGCCCCTGCTCGTGATCAGCGGTGGGTCCAACCTGGTGATCGCCGACGAGGGCTTCGCCGGCACCGTGGTCGTGGTGCGCACGTCGGGGGCGCAGGTCGAGAGCCAGGACCTCTGCGGCGGCGCCTTCGTCCGGGTCGCGGCGGGGGAGCCCTGGGACGGTCTGGTCGAGCGTGCCGTGGAGGAGGGCTGGGCCGGCATCGAGGCGCTTTCCGGCATCCCGGGCCTGACCGGCGCCACTCCGGTGCAGAACGTCGGCGCCTACGGGCAGGAGGTCGCCCAGACCATCGCCCAGGTGCGGGTCTACGACCGGCACGAGGGGCGGGTGCGCACGTTCACGAGCTCGGACTGTGCCTTCGCCTACCGGCACTCGGCGTTCAAGGGCACCGACCGCTATGTCGTCCTCGACGTCGCCTTCCAGCTGGAGGTGGGGGACCTCTCGCGCCCCGTGGCCTACGCCGCGCTGGCCGACGGGCTCGGTGTCGAGCTCGGCGCCCGGGTTCCCCTGGCCGATGCCCGCGCGGCAGTGCTGGAGCAGCGTCGGCAGCGCGGGATGGTCCTCGACCCGCAGGACCACGACACCTGGTCCTGCGGCTCCTTCTTCACCAACCCGATCCTGGACGAGGAGGGCTGGGAGGAGCTCGCCCGACGCGCCACCGCCCGGCTCGGCGCGCAGGGCCCGGTGCCGCCGCGGTTCGCCGCGGGCGAGGGCCTGGTCAAGACCAGCGCCGCCTGGCTCATCGACAAGGCGGGCTTCGGCAAGGGATTCGGTATGCCGGGGCCTGCGGCCCTGTCCACCAGGCACCCCCTGGCGGTCACCAACCGCGGGCCGGCCTCGGCGGCGGACGTCGTGGCCCTCGCCCGCCAGGTGCGCGACGGTGTGCAGGAGACCTTCGGCGTGACCCTGGTCAACGAGCCCGTCTTCGTCGGCCACTCCCTGTGA
- a CDS encoding MaoC/PaaZ C-terminal domain-containing protein, translating to MTAAEPAPTRPVPADLATVEPGHRLPGRTAHVTRATLVAYAGASLDRNPIHWDERFAQGVGLPDVIAHGMWTMGAAMQLVVDWCGDAGRVIECSTKFVAPVVVPHDSGADVELGGVVRSVADGRATVEVSATCQGKKVLGRALAVIRL from the coding sequence ATGACCGCCGCCGAGCCGGCCCCCACCCGTCCGGTCCCCGCCGACCTGGCCACCGTGGAGCCCGGCCACCGGCTGCCCGGCCGCACCGCCCACGTCACCCGGGCCACCCTGGTGGCCTACGCCGGGGCTTCCCTGGACCGCAACCCGATCCACTGGGACGAGCGCTTCGCCCAGGGTGTCGGCCTGCCCGACGTGATCGCCCACGGGATGTGGACGATGGGCGCCGCGATGCAGCTCGTCGTCGACTGGTGCGGGGACGCCGGGCGCGTGATCGAGTGCTCGACCAAGTTCGTCGCGCCCGTGGTGGTCCCGCACGACTCCGGCGCCGACGTCGAACTCGGCGGGGTCGTTCGCTCGGTGGCCGACGGACGGGCTACGGTCGAGGTGTCCGCGACGTGCCAGGGCAAGAAGGTCCTCGGGCGCGCGCTGGCTGTCATACGCCTCTGA
- a CDS encoding FAS1-like dehydratase domain-containing protein — translation MAVNESFAGRRYPPTAPYQVGRAKIAEFASAVGACDLVHTDREAARGRGYADVVAPPTFAVLIAQQADRQLIEDPEAGIDFSRVVHGEQRFVHHHPLTAGDEVTAVLHVDTVRLVGGHAMVTTRSELTTVDGDPRCTATSTLVIRGEERP, via the coding sequence ATGGCAGTCAACGAGTCCTTCGCGGGGCGCCGCTATCCCCCCACCGCCCCCTACCAGGTGGGGCGGGCCAAGATCGCCGAGTTCGCCTCGGCCGTCGGCGCCTGCGACCTGGTGCACACCGACCGCGAGGCCGCCCGTGGGCGCGGCTACGCCGACGTCGTCGCCCCGCCCACCTTCGCCGTCCTGATCGCCCAGCAGGCGGACCGGCAGCTGATCGAGGACCCCGAGGCCGGCATCGACTTCTCCCGCGTGGTCCACGGGGAGCAGCGCTTCGTGCACCACCACCCGCTCACCGCGGGCGACGAGGTGACCGCCGTGCTGCACGTGGACACCGTGCGCCTCGTGGGTGGCCACGCCATGGTCACCACCCGCAGCGAGCTCACCACCGTCGACGGCGACCCCCGCTGCACCGCCACGAGCACCCTGGTGATCCGGGGGGAGGAGCGACCATGA
- the rpmG gene encoding 50S ribosomal protein L33, with the protein MASKSADVRPKITMACTDCKERNYITKKNRRNNPDRMELAKFCPRCKKHTAHRETR; encoded by the coding sequence GTGGCTAGCAAGTCCGCTGACGTCCGCCCCAAGATCACGATGGCGTGCACTGACTGCAAGGAGCGCAACTACATCACCAAGAAGAACCGGCGGAACAACCCCGACCGCATGGAGCTCGCGAAGTTCTGCCCGCGCTGCAAGAAGCACACCGCGCACCGCGAGACCCGCTGA
- a CDS encoding 2-oxoacid:acceptor oxidoreductase subunit alpha, with translation MTSKDVHRLERVVIRFAGDSGDGMQLTGDRFTSQTAILGNDLSTLPNFPAEIRAPQGTIHGVSSFQLHFADHDVLTPGDNPDVLVAMNPASLKANLGDLPRGATIIADSDEFTTRNLAKVGYAANPLEDGTLESFHVHALPLTSITVDALADHPLTRKDKQRSKNMFALGLLSWLYTRPLEATESFLAAKFGTRPEMLAANLAALRAGFAYGETTEDFAVSYEVGPAPMRQGLYRNITGNTALAYGLATAAHRAGLPLVLGAYPITPASDVLHVLSGLKRLGVTTIQAEDEIAGIGVALGASYGGALGVTTTSGPGLALKSETIGLAVSLEIPLVVVDVQRGGPSTGLPTKTEQADLMQAMYGRNGEAPVPVIAAQSPSDCFDAAVEAVRIAVTYRTPVILLSDGYLANGSEPWQIPALADLPTIDPGFATEPNATDDDGVPVFRPYLRDPETLARPWAIPGTAGLEHRIGGIEKKDVSGEISYDPDNHDRMTRLRAAKVAGVTVPDVVVDDPTGDARVLMLGWGSTYGPISAGIRHARATGATVAQAHLRHVNPFPANLGDVLRGYDRVICPEMNLGQLTALLRAAYLVDVRALTQVRGLPFTAAALADAVHDALRELDPQHTPRVTPGQEARS, from the coding sequence ATGACGAGCAAGGACGTCCATCGGTTGGAGCGCGTCGTCATCCGGTTCGCCGGTGACTCCGGCGACGGGATGCAGCTGACGGGCGACAGGTTCACGTCGCAGACCGCGATCCTCGGCAACGACCTGTCCACGCTGCCGAACTTCCCCGCGGAGATCCGGGCGCCCCAGGGGACCATCCACGGCGTCTCGAGCTTCCAGCTGCACTTCGCCGACCACGACGTGCTCACCCCGGGCGACAACCCCGACGTGCTCGTCGCGATGAACCCCGCGTCGCTCAAGGCCAACCTGGGTGACCTGCCGCGCGGCGCGACGATCATCGCCGACAGCGACGAGTTCACGACCCGCAACCTGGCCAAGGTCGGGTATGCCGCCAATCCCCTCGAGGACGGCACGCTGGAGAGCTTCCACGTGCACGCGCTGCCCCTGACCTCCATCACCGTCGACGCCCTCGCCGACCACCCGCTGACCCGCAAGGACAAGCAGCGCTCCAAGAACATGTTCGCCCTCGGGCTGCTGTCCTGGCTGTACACGCGCCCGCTGGAGGCCACCGAGAGCTTCCTCGCAGCGAAGTTCGGCACCCGTCCCGAGATGCTGGCGGCCAACCTGGCGGCGCTGCGGGCCGGCTTCGCCTACGGCGAGACGACCGAGGACTTCGCGGTGTCGTACGAGGTCGGACCGGCGCCGATGCGTCAGGGGCTCTACCGCAACATCACCGGCAACACGGCGCTGGCGTACGGCCTGGCGACCGCGGCGCACCGGGCCGGTCTGCCGCTCGTGCTCGGGGCCTACCCGATCACCCCGGCGTCGGACGTCCTGCACGTCCTGTCCGGGCTCAAGCGCCTGGGCGTGACCACGATCCAGGCCGAGGACGAGATCGCCGGCATCGGCGTCGCCCTGGGCGCGAGCTACGGCGGGGCGCTGGGCGTCACCACCACCTCTGGCCCGGGCCTGGCCCTGAAGTCCGAGACCATCGGCCTGGCCGTCTCCCTGGAGATCCCGCTGGTCGTCGTGGACGTCCAGCGCGGCGGCCCCTCCACCGGCCTGCCCACCAAGACCGAGCAGGCCGACCTGATGCAGGCGATGTACGGCCGCAACGGCGAGGCGCCCGTGCCCGTGATCGCCGCCCAGTCCCCCTCGGACTGCTTCGACGCGGCGGTCGAGGCCGTGCGGATCGCGGTGACCTACCGGACGCCGGTGATCCTGCTGTCGGACGGCTACCTCGCCAACGGGTCCGAGCCCTGGCAGATCCCCGCCCTGGCGGACCTGCCGACGATCGACCCCGGGTTCGCCACCGAGCCGAACGCCACCGACGACGACGGGGTCCCGGTCTTCCGCCCCTACCTGCGCGACCCCGAGACCCTCGCCCGCCCGTGGGCCATCCCCGGCACGGCCGGGCTGGAGCACCGCATCGGCGGGATCGAGAAGAAGGACGTGTCCGGGGAGATCTCCTACGACCCCGACAACCACGACCGGATGACCCGCCTGCGGGCCGCCAAGGTCGCCGGCGTCACCGTGCCCGACGTGGTCGTCGACGACCCCACCGGCGACGCGCGGGTGCTGATGCTGGGGTGGGGCTCGACGTACGGCCCGATCAGCGCCGGGATCCGGCACGCCCGCGCGACCGGGGCCACCGTCGCCCAGGCCCACCTGCGGCACGTCAACCCCTTCCCCGCCAACCTCGGTGACGTGCTGCGCGGCTACGACCGGGTGATCTGCCCCGAGATGAACCTCGGGCAGCTCACCGCGCTGCTGCGCGCGGCATACCTCGTGGACGTCCGGGCGTTGACCCAGGTGCGCGGTCTGCCGTTCACCGCCGCGGCGCTGGCCGACGCCGTCCACGACGCGCTGCGCGAGCTCGACCCGCAGCACACCCCCCGCGTGACCCCTGGGCAGGAGGCCCGCTCATGA
- a CDS encoding 2-oxoacid:ferredoxin oxidoreductase subunit beta codes for MTTIDLGMPNHGLAGVPRLDDGEPAQSKKDFTSDQEVRWCPGCGDYAVLAAVQSFLPDLGLKRENIAFVSGIGCSSRFPYYLDTYGMHSIHGRAPAIATGLATARPDLSVWVVTGDGDALSIGGNHLIHAMRRNVNMTILLFNNQIYGLTKGQYSPTSEVGKVTKSTPAGSVDAPFNPVSLALGAEATFVARTMDANRKHLIAVLRAAAEHRGTSFVEIYQNCPIFNDGAFQMLKDRGEAAVRLVHLEDGQPVRVGAHQVVVRREDGSLEVTDEASLDEAGRSRIVVHHTDAADPTAAFALSRLDVGDQLHVPMGIFRSVTRPTYDDLVRGQIAGAQASVGRPAGDADVEALLRGKDTWTIG; via the coding sequence ATGACGACCATCGACCTCGGTATGCCGAACCACGGCCTCGCGGGCGTCCCGCGCCTGGACGACGGCGAGCCCGCCCAGTCCAAGAAGGACTTCACCTCCGACCAGGAGGTGCGCTGGTGCCCCGGGTGCGGGGACTACGCCGTGCTGGCCGCCGTGCAGTCCTTCCTGCCCGACCTGGGCCTGAAGCGGGAGAACATCGCCTTCGTGTCCGGGATCGGGTGCTCCTCGCGGTTCCCGTACTACCTGGACACCTACGGGATGCACTCGATCCACGGCCGCGCCCCCGCCATCGCCACCGGCCTGGCCACCGCCCGCCCAGACCTGTCGGTGTGGGTCGTCACCGGTGACGGCGACGCGCTGTCCATCGGCGGCAACCACCTGATCCACGCGATGCGCCGCAACGTCAACATGACGATCCTGCTGTTCAACAACCAGATCTACGGCCTCACCAAGGGGCAGTACTCCCCCACCAGCGAGGTCGGCAAGGTCACCAAGTCCACGCCCGCGGGGTCGGTCGACGCGCCGTTCAACCCGGTCTCCCTGGCGCTCGGCGCCGAGGCGACCTTCGTGGCGCGCACCATGGACGCCAACCGCAAGCACCTGATCGCGGTGCTCCGCGCCGCCGCCGAGCACCGCGGCACGTCCTTCGTGGAGATCTACCAGAACTGCCCGATCTTCAACGACGGCGCCTTCCAGATGCTCAAGGACCGCGGCGAGGCCGCCGTCCGGCTCGTGCACCTCGAGGACGGCCAGCCGGTCCGGGTCGGCGCCCACCAGGTCGTCGTCCGCCGCGAGGACGGCTCCCTCGAGGTGACCGACGAGGCCTCCCTGGACGAGGCGGGTCGCTCGCGGATCGTGGTGCACCACACCGACGCCGCCGACCCGACCGCGGCGTTCGCGCTGTCCCGCCTGGACGTCGGCGACCAGCTGCACGTGCCCATGGGGATCTTCAGGTCCGTGACCCGGCCCACGTACGACGACCTCGTCCGCGGCCAGATCGCCGGCGCCCAGGCATCGGTGGGCAGGCCCGCCGGCGACGCCGACGTCGAGGCGCTGCTGCGCGGCAAGGACACCTGGACCATCGGCTGA
- a CDS encoding pyrophosphate--fructose-6-phosphate 1-phosphotransferase, producing MTIKRVAMLTAGGYAPCLSAAVGDLIERYTEVMPEVELIGYRHGYHGVLTGTYTVFDEETRRNAGLLRDFGGSPIGNSRVKLTNAKDLVARGLVKEGDNPLEVAANRLKEDGVDVLHTIGGDDTNTTAADLAAFLHEQGYELTVVGLPKTIDNDIVPIRQSLGAQTAAEQASIFAQNVIAEHGSNPRMLIVHEVMGRNCGWLTAAAAKHYMEWHGQQQWLPQAGLTPERWAIHGVYVPEVHVDLDREAERLKKVMDEIGNVNIFLSEGAGVDDIVTAMEAAGEEVQRDPFGHVKLDTINPGSYFASQFADKLQAEKKMVQKSGYFSRSAKANDTDLALIKQMCDVAVEAARAGTPGVVGHDEERGDELRVIEFPRIAGHKAFDASQPWFQELLRQIGQEA from the coding sequence ATGACCATCAAGCGCGTTGCCATGCTGACCGCAGGCGGCTACGCCCCCTGCCTGTCCGCCGCGGTCGGCGACCTGATCGAGCGCTACACCGAGGTCATGCCCGAGGTCGAGCTGATCGGCTACCGCCACGGCTACCACGGGGTCCTCACCGGCACCTACACCGTCTTCGACGAGGAGACCCGGCGCAACGCCGGCCTGCTGCGCGACTTCGGTGGCAGCCCGATCGGCAACTCGCGCGTCAAGCTCACCAACGCCAAGGACCTGGTCGCGCGCGGTCTGGTCAAGGAGGGCGACAACCCCCTCGAGGTCGCCGCCAACCGCCTCAAGGAGGACGGCGTCGACGTCCTGCACACCATCGGCGGCGACGACACCAACACCACCGCGGCCGACCTGGCCGCCTTCCTGCACGAGCAGGGTTACGAGCTGACCGTGGTCGGTCTGCCCAAGACGATCGACAACGACATCGTCCCGATCCGGCAGTCGCTGGGCGCCCAGACGGCCGCCGAGCAGGCGTCGATCTTCGCGCAGAACGTCATCGCCGAGCACGGCTCCAACCCGCGCATGCTCATCGTCCACGAGGTCATGGGCCGCAACTGCGGCTGGCTGACCGCGGCCGCCGCCAAGCACTACATGGAGTGGCACGGGCAGCAGCAGTGGCTCCCGCAGGCCGGCCTGACCCCCGAGCGCTGGGCCATCCACGGCGTCTACGTCCCCGAGGTGCACGTCGACCTGGACCGCGAGGCCGAGCGCCTCAAGAAGGTCATGGACGAGATCGGCAACGTCAACATCTTCCTGTCCGAGGGCGCGGGCGTCGACGACATCGTCACGGCCATGGAGGCCGCGGGCGAGGAGGTCCAGCGCGATCCCTTCGGCCACGTCAAGCTGGACACCATCAACCCCGGCAGCTACTTCGCCAGCCAGTTCGCGGACAAGCTGCAGGCGGAGAAGAAGATGGTCCAGAAGTCCGGCTACTTCTCCCGCTCGGCCAAGGCCAACGACACCGACCTCGCGCTGATCAAGCAGATGTGCGACGTCGCCGTCGAGGCCGCCCGGGCCGGCACCCCCGGCGTCGTGGGTCACGACGAGGAGCGCGGCGACGAGCTGCGGGTCATCGAGTTCCCGCGGATCGCGGGCCACAAGGCCTTCGACGCCTCGCAGCCGTGGTTCCAGGAGCTGCTGCGCCAGATCGGCCAGGAGGCCTGA